The Paenibacillus macerans genome includes a window with the following:
- a CDS encoding ACT domain-containing protein, which produces MKGIITVVGKDKVGIIAKVCTYLADHNVNILDISQTIIQGYFNMMMIVDISAPSKSFELLVEDLQQLGTSIGVEIKLQHEDIFNIMHRI; this is translated from the coding sequence ATGAAAGGAATCATTACGGTTGTCGGGAAGGACAAAGTCGGCATTATTGCGAAGGTATGTACATATTTGGCGGATCATAACGTCAACATTCTGGATATATCGCAGACCATCATTCAAGGGTATTTCAACATGATGATGATCGTGGACATTTCGGCGCCGTCGAAATCGTTTGAGCTTCTCGTCGAAGACCTGCAGCAGTTGGGGACGTCCATCGGCGTGGAAATCAAGCTGCAGCATGAGGATATTTTCAATATCATGCATCGCATCTAA
- a CDS encoding GNAT family N-acetyltransferase, whose translation MKLFPQLETERFILRKLTAEDAGDLFQYFSNDEVTKYYDLDRFDSLRQAEELIQNWNIRYLERRGFRWAITVKSEGDRVIGTCGFHNWSQEHYKAEIGYELDPEYWRQGVMSEVLQEILRFGFEDLGLNRIEAFIDPDNIRSRYLLEKIGFHEEGYLKECFFEKNQFVDAVLFALLNKQYLARLEQFHGKLFKTP comes from the coding sequence GTGAAGCTGTTCCCCCAGCTGGAGACGGAAAGATTTATTTTGCGCAAATTGACCGCGGAAGATGCCGGGGATTTGTTCCAGTATTTTTCCAATGACGAGGTTACGAAATATTACGACTTGGATCGGTTTGATAGTCTCCGGCAGGCCGAAGAGCTGATCCAAAACTGGAACATCCGGTATTTGGAGCGCCGCGGGTTTCGCTGGGCGATCACGGTCAAATCGGAAGGGGACCGGGTCATCGGTACATGCGGCTTCCATAACTGGTCTCAAGAGCACTATAAGGCGGAAATCGGCTACGAGCTGGATCCGGAATATTGGCGACAGGGCGTGATGAGCGAGGTGCTGCAGGAAATTTTGCGCTTTGGCTTTGAGGATTTGGGCTTAAACCGGATTGAAGCCTTTATCGACCCGGACAATATTCGTTCCAGATACCTGCTCGAGAAGATCGGTTTTCATGAAGAGGGCTATTTGAAGGAATGTTTCTTCGAGAAAAATCAATTTGTTGACGCCGTTCTGTTTGCTTTGCTGAACAAGCAGTACCTGGCCAGGCTTGAGCAATTTCATGGCAAACTTTTTAAAACTCCATAA
- a CDS encoding cysteine hydrolase family protein yields the protein MKPALLIIDMQKGLLTDPRLQSELSVASEYINAVADLFRDTGRPVVVVQDTEMGEHSPGFEVTPEIRLDDSDLRISKEWNNAFWKTDLEQLLRDKETDFVVVCGFAAEHCVTFTFNGARERGFGAAILQKGILGEHPDAVSGVYQDRSLISYAVIHALLKNQ from the coding sequence ATGAAACCGGCTTTATTAATCATCGACATGCAGAAAGGGCTTTTGACTGATCCGCGGCTGCAAAGCGAGCTGTCCGTAGCTAGCGAGTATATTAACGCCGTGGCCGACTTATTCCGGGACACTGGCAGACCGGTCGTGGTGGTGCAGGATACGGAAATGGGCGAGCATTCGCCCGGATTTGAGGTGACTCCGGAAATTAGGCTTGACGATTCGGATCTCCGCATTTCGAAGGAATGGAACAACGCCTTTTGGAAAACCGATTTGGAGCAGCTGCTGCGGGATAAGGAAACCGACTTTGTCGTCGTCTGCGGATTTGCCGCGGAACATTGCGTAACCTTTACGTTTAACGGCGCCCGGGAGAGGGGCTTTGGGGCGGCGATCCTGCAAAAAGGCATTCTCGGCGAACATCCGGATGCAGTGTCCGGCGTATACCAGGACCGCAGTTTGATCAGCTATGCCGTTATCCATGCTTTGTTGAAAAATCAATGA
- a CDS encoding transposase: protein MEINAGTELQSFSSRFNSEQDCMEALIAMKWPSGFVCPRCAHTRCSRLTSRHIPLFECGKCKHQTSPLVGTIFEGTHLPLVKWFQALELFLLEGGISALRLRKEIRVAYKTAWLVLHKIRHAVGEFDARELLSGDVKVNSDQYGRNPSRCQLSHPYASAVVAGCTVTESGEPEQVKIRLVPHKRGGEKRADRHDLTAFINGHVDVRTSAVQLFPQAFRLYAPLRKVVREAWESLKSTYGALELKHLQAYLNEYTGRRRLRLQGSRLGAEETMRQKLLQMCVAVPVLPYRRLIARQPHQPLEAAA, encoded by the coding sequence ATGGAGATCAATGCGGGCACGGAACTTCAATCATTCAGCAGCCGTTTTAACAGCGAGCAGGACTGCATGGAAGCGCTAATCGCGATGAAGTGGCCCAGCGGCTTTGTCTGCCCGCGCTGCGCTCACACCCGGTGCAGCCGTCTGACCTCCCGGCATATCCCCTTGTTCGAGTGCGGAAAGTGCAAGCATCAAACATCGCCTTTGGTCGGCACGATTTTTGAAGGAACGCATCTCCCCTTGGTGAAGTGGTTCCAGGCCCTGGAGTTATTCCTGCTTGAGGGCGGCATCTCAGCGCTGCGGCTGCGCAAGGAGATCCGTGTCGCCTACAAAACCGCCTGGTTAGTGCTGCACAAAATACGTCATGCCGTGGGGGAGTTCGATGCCCGGGAGCTGCTCTCCGGAGACGTGAAGGTGAACAGCGATCAGTATGGGCGTAATCCGTCCAGGTGTCAGCTTTCGCATCCGTACGCCTCGGCGGTCGTAGCGGGATGCACGGTCACGGAGTCGGGCGAGCCGGAGCAGGTTAAAATCCGCCTGGTGCCGCATAAGCGGGGAGGCGAAAAAAGGGCAGACCGTCACGATCTAACCGCGTTCATCAATGGGCATGTGGATGTCCGTACATCGGCGGTACAGCTGTTCCCTCAGGCCTTTCGGCTGTATGCGCCCTTGCGGAAAGTGGTGAGAGAGGCGTGGGAATCGCTGAAGAGTACGTATGGAGCCTTGGAACTGAAGCATCTGCAGGCGTATCTAAACGAATACACCGGACGCCGCCGGCTGCGCCTGCAAGGAAGCCGGCTCGGAGCGGAAGAAACGATGCGGCAGAAGTTGTTGCAGATGTGTGTAGCGGTGCCGGTGCTTCCCTACCGCCGGCTGATCGCGCGCCAACCGCATCAGCCCCTTGAGGCTGCGGCCTGA
- a CDS encoding PFL family protein codes for MSRVEVQETNSMIREMNLDVRTITMGISLMDCAHESMDVFNRKIYDKITRLAENLVKTGEDLEKQFGVPIVNKRISVTPISIAAGGIKTDTYVPVAETLDKAAKEVGVNFIGGFSALVQKGFTAGDRLLIESIPEALAVTERVCSSVNVGSSRSGINMDAVKLMGDIIVRTAERTVDRGSIGCAKLVVFCNAVEDNPFMAGAFHGVGEQECVINVGVSGPGVVKRALEEVKGKDFETLCETIKRTAFKVTRVGQLIAQEASKRLGVPFGIIDLSLAPTPEIGDSIAEIFQTMGLEEAGAPGTTAALAILNDNVKKGGVMASSYVGGLSGAFIPVSEDHGMIEAVQRGALTLEKLEAMTCVCSVGLDMIAIPGSTSKATISGIIADEAAIGMVNNKTTAVRIIPVIGKDVGEIVEFGGLLGYAPIMPVNSFGCAPFIERGGRIPAPIHSFKN; via the coding sequence ATTTCACGCGTGGAAGTGCAGGAAACGAACTCGATGATCCGGGAAATGAATCTCGACGTGCGCACGATTACGATGGGCATCAGTTTGATGGACTGCGCTCATGAAAGCATGGATGTATTCAACCGGAAAATCTATGACAAAATTACCCGCCTCGCGGAGAACCTGGTCAAAACCGGCGAGGATCTGGAAAAACAGTTTGGCGTTCCGATCGTCAATAAACGGATTTCCGTGACGCCGATCTCGATCGCCGCAGGCGGTATCAAAACCGATACATATGTGCCGGTCGCCGAAACGCTCGACAAAGCGGCCAAAGAGGTGGGCGTCAATTTCATCGGCGGTTTTTCCGCGCTTGTGCAAAAAGGCTTCACGGCCGGCGACCGCCTGCTGATCGAAAGCATTCCGGAAGCGCTGGCCGTGACGGAGCGGGTGTGCTCCTCGGTAAATGTCGGCTCCTCGCGCAGCGGCATCAATATGGATGCCGTCAAGCTGATGGGCGACATCATCGTGCGCACCGCCGAACGAACGGTGGACCGGGGCTCGATCGGCTGCGCCAAGCTGGTCGTGTTCTGCAACGCGGTCGAGGACAACCCGTTTATGGCCGGCGCTTTCCACGGCGTGGGCGAACAAGAATGCGTCATCAACGTCGGCGTCAGCGGACCGGGCGTGGTCAAGCGGGCTTTGGAGGAAGTGAAGGGCAAAGACTTCGAAACGTTGTGCGAAACGATCAAGCGGACGGCCTTCAAAGTGACCCGGGTCGGGCAATTGATCGCACAGGAAGCGTCTAAGCGGCTGGGCGTGCCTTTCGGGATCATCGATCTGTCGCTGGCGCCGACGCCGGAAATCGGCGATTCCATCGCGGAAATTTTTCAGACGATGGGCTTGGAGGAAGCGGGAGCGCCGGGCACGACGGCCGCGCTGGCGATATTGAACGATAACGTGAAAAAGGGCGGGGTAATGGCCTCCTCCTATGTCGGCGGACTCAGCGGGGCGTTCATCCCGGTCAGCGAGGACCACGGCATGATCGAAGCGGTGCAGCGCGGCGCGCTGACGCTGGAGAAACTGGAGGCGATGACGTGCGTCTGCTCCGTCGGGCTGGATATGATCGCGATCCCCGGCAGTACGAGCAAAGCCACGATCTCCGGCATTATCGCCGACGAGGCGGCGATCGGTATGGTGAACAACAAGACGACCGCCGTGCGCATCATTCCGGTGATCGGCAAGGATGTCGGCGAAATCGTCGAATTCGGCGGTTTGCTTGGCTATGCGCCGATCATGCCGGTCAACTCGTTTGGCTGCGCGCCGTTCATCGAGCGGGGCGGCCGCATTCCGGCGCCGATCCACAGCTTTAAAAACTAA
- a CDS encoding short-chain dehydrogenase, translating into MVANTKLLFSAQGRELHYELMTVAPYIILMELQEHLKNGRHKTVINTSSAVTNMAKPFDADSPDRPKTFRKLLGSYATSKLALSLWTQAAAPEFAKEGIKIRSVDPGSNNTARKSKKSGLPWYVKPMMKLFFQPPSYGAGRLYDGAFGPYRDLAGVYLEKGQVKELNYTEFAQQVLNKVKTVYEREYLKSE; encoded by the coding sequence ATGGTTGCAAACACCAAGCTGCTCTTCTCCGCACAGGGGCGCGAGCTCCATTATGAGTTGATGACGGTCGCTCCCTATATTATTTTGATGGAGTTGCAGGAGCATTTAAAAAACGGCCGCCACAAAACGGTGATCAACACCTCGTCCGCCGTGACAAATATGGCGAAGCCGTTCGATGCGGATTCGCCGGACCGCCCGAAAACGTTCCGCAAGCTGTTGGGTTCTTACGCCACTTCCAAGCTGGCATTGTCGCTTTGGACGCAGGCCGCAGCTCCGGAGTTCGCCAAGGAAGGAATCAAAATCCGCAGCGTCGACCCAGGCAGCAACAACACCGCGCGAAAAAGCAAAAAATCCGGTTTGCCATGGTATGTGAAACCGATGATGAAGCTGTTTTTCCAGCCGCCGTCTTACGGGGCAGGGCGGTTGTACGACGGAGCGTTTGGACCATACCGCGATCTTGCCGGCGTGTATTTGGAAAAAGGCCAAGTTAAAGAATTAAATTACACCGAATTCGCGCAACAGGTGCTGAACAAGGTCAAAACGGTTTATGAGCGGGAATATCTTAAAAGTGAATGA
- a CDS encoding AI-2E family transporter encodes MMQHPFYRTSLGIIMLLTIIYLLSKVSFIFNPFVTLVQILIVPLTISGFLYYLLRPIVQFLERKKWNRVLSILLIYLLFAGVVTIFFMVVWPPLQKQLFEFMNNVPKLMASLQEQMNEIRRSRYFSFVTSEGSPEVMNKVTEYLNSALNTVSGYVSHVFSFLNNFVIIVGTVPIFLYYMLKQDDRVTPSLVRMLPVRYRIDGEQVIHEVDNMLKGFIAGRMISAMLLAVMGFIGFWLIGLPYPLLLAIVMALFNFIPYFGALLGAIPCVIVAFTVSPSMVLWVIIIVVAAQQIEGNLISPYIYGKTINIHPLTTIVLLLIAGDFMGILGMILAIPLYMTLKIIVIKAYRLYIAQKVDKLPEA; translated from the coding sequence ATGATGCAGCATCCTTTTTATCGCACTTCGCTGGGGATTATCATGCTGCTGACGATCATTTATTTGCTGTCCAAGGTCAGTTTCATTTTTAATCCTTTCGTCACCCTGGTGCAGATTCTCATCGTCCCCTTGACGATTTCCGGGTTCCTTTACTATTTGCTGCGCCCAATCGTGCAATTTCTGGAGCGGAAAAAATGGAACCGGGTGCTGTCGATTCTGTTGATCTACCTTCTTTTTGCCGGAGTGGTTACGATCTTTTTTATGGTCGTTTGGCCGCCGCTGCAAAAGCAGCTGTTCGAGTTCATGAACAACGTTCCGAAACTCATGGCCAGCTTGCAGGAGCAAATGAACGAAATCCGCCGCAGCCGGTATTTTTCGTTTGTTACAAGCGAAGGCAGTCCGGAAGTGATGAACAAGGTGACCGAATACCTCAATTCCGCGTTGAATACGGTCAGCGGATACGTATCGCATGTGTTTAGCTTTTTGAACAATTTTGTGATCATCGTGGGGACCGTACCGATTTTTCTGTATTACATGCTGAAACAAGACGATAGGGTAACGCCTTCTTTGGTGCGGATGCTTCCGGTCCGTTACCGGATCGACGGCGAGCAGGTGATCCATGAGGTCGACAATATGCTGAAGGGGTTCATCGCCGGCCGGATGATCAGCGCCATGCTGCTGGCCGTTATGGGTTTCATCGGCTTTTGGCTGATCGGTTTGCCGTACCCGCTGCTGCTGGCCATCGTCATGGCCCTGTTTAACTTTATTCCTTATTTTGGCGCGCTGCTCGGCGCCATCCCTTGCGTTATCGTCGCGTTTACCGTTTCGCCGTCAATGGTGCTTTGGGTCATCATCATCGTCGTTGCCGCCCAACAGATCGAAGGCAATTTGATTTCTCCGTATATTTATGGGAAAACGATCAACATTCATCCGCTAACTACGATCGTGCTGTTGTTGATCGCCGGCGATTTCATGGGCATCCTGGGCATGATCCTGGCCATACCGCTTTATATGACGCTTAAAATTATCGTGATCAAGGCTTACCGGCTGTACATCGCCCAAAAGGTAGACAAGCTGCCGGAAGCGTGA
- a CDS encoding MerR family transcriptional regulator, with product MKIGELSKATGVSIRSLRYYEEQGLITSNRLNNGYRDYHSLTAEQVKTIQFYLSLGLTTQEIAGFLQCVMTSKEAFCREIMPVYRSKLKEITEQIELLQTIKSNLEERIHYILEENPEMEMMEYDDQTDRRC from the coding sequence ATGAAAATTGGAGAATTGTCGAAGGCGACCGGCGTCAGCATCCGTTCTCTTAGATATTACGAGGAGCAAGGGCTAATCACCTCAAATCGGCTAAACAACGGATATCGCGACTATCACAGCTTGACCGCCGAGCAGGTAAAAACGATTCAGTTTTATTTGAGCCTCGGCCTGACCACGCAGGAAATCGCCGGTTTTCTGCAATGCGTAATGACAAGCAAAGAAGCGTTTTGCCGGGAGATTATGCCGGTGTACCGCAGCAAGTTGAAGGAGATTACCGAGCAAATTGAGCTGCTGCAAACGATCAAGTCAAATCTGGAAGAACGGATTCACTACATTTTAGAAGAAAATCCCGAAATGGAGATGATGGAATATGACGATCAGACGGATCGCCGATGCTAA
- a CDS encoding TrkH family potassium uptake protein → MSKRKKNMLSPAKVLTFGFALTITIGAFLLSLGPASAGGKKLGLTDAFFTATSATCVTGLAVVDTGTQFSLFGQIVILLLVQIGGLGFTTIGTLISLAFNRRISLRDRLVLQETLNYNAIGGLLQLIIKICVYTFSIEFVGALLLAARFFRDMPLGQALYFGVFHSVSIFNNAGFDLFGKIHGPFSGLAEYAGDPFVNIVVMALIVLGGIGFIVISDLVSYRRTRRLTLHSKVVLTMTLILTVVGALTMLAIESSNPHTLQPMSWTNRTMAAFFHSVSARSGGLSTVSVSDMEQSSQFLLILLMFIGAAPGSTGGGIKVTVFAILLGAIYAMIRGKEDIVFFRERLSKESIIKAITQTWLAMFLVVFVGMALSALEDHAFLPLLFEATSAFATAGLSLDLTPELRNISKWILCAVMFLGRIGPLTLAYAFTSKSKKELLRYPEGKIIIG, encoded by the coding sequence ATGTCTAAACGCAAAAAAAACATGCTGTCTCCCGCAAAAGTGCTGACCTTCGGATTTGCGCTCACGATCACGATCGGCGCTTTTCTCCTTTCGCTGGGACCGGCTTCGGCCGGAGGCAAAAAACTGGGGCTGACGGACGCCTTTTTTACGGCGACCTCGGCCACCTGTGTAACCGGACTGGCCGTTGTGGATACGGGAACGCAGTTTTCGCTGTTCGGTCAAATCGTGATCCTGCTGCTGGTCCAGATCGGAGGTTTAGGTTTTACGACCATCGGCACGCTGATCTCGCTCGCTTTTAATCGCCGCATTTCCTTGCGCGACCGTCTCGTTCTGCAGGAAACGCTGAACTACAATGCGATCGGAGGACTGCTGCAGTTAATCATTAAAATTTGCGTCTATACCTTCAGCATCGAGTTCGTCGGCGCGCTGCTCCTGGCCGCGAGATTTTTTCGGGACATGCCTTTGGGCCAGGCCCTCTACTTTGGCGTGTTTCACAGTGTGTCGATCTTTAACAACGCCGGGTTTGATTTGTTCGGAAAAATCCACGGCCCGTTCAGCGGGCTGGCGGAATACGCCGGCGATCCGTTTGTCAATATCGTCGTTATGGCGCTCATTGTTCTTGGCGGAATCGGCTTTATCGTCATTTCCGACTTGGTCAGCTACCGCCGTACGCGCCGGCTGACCCTGCATTCCAAGGTCGTGCTGACCATGACTCTGATCCTGACGGTGGTCGGGGCGCTGACTATGCTCGCCATCGAATCCTCCAATCCGCATACGCTGCAGCCGATGAGCTGGACGAACCGGACCATGGCCGCCTTTTTTCATTCCGTCAGTGCGAGATCCGGGGGGCTCAGCACCGTTAGCGTGTCGGATATGGAGCAGTCCAGCCAATTTTTGCTTATTCTGCTGATGTTCATCGGCGCGGCGCCGGGTTCTACGGGCGGCGGAATCAAGGTGACGGTATTCGCCATTTTGCTGGGAGCCATTTACGCCATGATTCGCGGCAAGGAAGATATCGTCTTTTTCCGCGAGCGTTTATCCAAAGAATCGATCATCAAAGCGATCACCCAAACCTGGCTGGCCATGTTTCTCGTCGTTTTTGTGGGGATGGCGCTCTCCGCGCTGGAAGACCATGCCTTTTTGCCGCTGCTGTTCGAGGCGACGTCCGCATTTGCGACCGCCGGCTTAAGCCTGGACTTAACCCCCGAGCTCAGAAACATCAGCAAATGGATTCTTTGCGCCGTTATGTTCCTGGGACGGATCGGGCCGCTTACGCTCGCATATGCGTTCACGTCGAAATCGAAAAAAGAGCTGCTGCGTTACCCCGAAGGGAAAATAATTATCGGCTAA
- a CDS encoding Rrf2 family transcriptional regulator, with product MTISSRFSVAIHILSLLEINKDGVSTSEYISGSVNTNPVVIRRIMSMLNKAGLVEVRPGVAGTKLSRKLCDITLLDIYRAVHVVEEDGLFAVHDHPNPDCPVGRNIQSAIEPIFSMAQKALEKTLEAVTLQDIVEDISAKTPVV from the coding sequence TTGACGATCAGCTCCAGATTTTCCGTGGCCATTCACATTTTGTCCCTGCTTGAAATCAATAAGGACGGGGTTAGTACATCGGAGTATATCTCCGGCAGCGTGAATACGAATCCGGTCGTTATTCGCCGTATTATGAGCATGTTGAATAAAGCCGGGCTGGTGGAAGTTCGCCCCGGCGTGGCCGGCACCAAGCTGTCCCGCAAGCTGTGCGACATTACGCTGCTCGATATTTACCGCGCGGTGCATGTCGTGGAGGAGGATGGGTTGTTTGCGGTACACGATCATCCCAACCCGGATTGCCCGGTCGGCCGGAATATTCAGTCTGCGATCGAGCCGATCTTCTCCATGGCGCAAAAAGCGCTGGAGAAAACGTTGGAAGCCGTGACGCTGCAGGATATCGTCGAGGATATTTCCGCAAAAACGCCGGTGGTGTAA
- the trxA gene encoding thioredoxin, whose translation MTIRRIADANEFNRESAAAELVLADFDAPWCPPCKVLSPILEELHEEFQGAVPLLQVNCDDHPELASQYGIMSMPTVIFFRGGEPVEKLIGLRPKDAYRELIRKYRGYAGQVQ comes from the coding sequence ATGACGATCAGACGGATCGCCGATGCTAACGAATTCAACCGGGAAAGTGCGGCCGCGGAATTGGTGCTCGCCGACTTTGACGCTCCGTGGTGCCCTCCGTGCAAGGTGCTCTCGCCGATTCTGGAAGAGCTGCACGAGGAATTTCAAGGAGCCGTTCCCCTGCTCCAAGTAAACTGCGACGATCATCCGGAACTGGCATCGCAATACGGAATCATGTCGATGCCTACGGTTATCTTCTTCCGCGGCGGAGAGCCAGTGGAGAAGCTCATCGGCTTAAGACCCAAAGACGCGTACCGGGAACTGATCCGCAAATACCGTGGGTACGCGGGCCAGGTACAATAA
- a CDS encoding SDR family oxidoreductase, translating to MKLENKAVIVTGAASGMGREIALLFAKEGAKVMVSDLNLEGANATVERITAAGGTAQAVKTNVAVEEDIQQLVDATVKAFGTVDILVNNAGIMDNFEPAGDITDEQWERVFAVNTTSVMRATRKVLPIFLEKESGVIVNVASAGGLYGARAGAAYTASKHAVIGFTKNTGFMYAQKGIRCNAIAPGGVETNIGASMTNINPFGASRQQLGMAINPRLGSAEEIAKVALFLASDDSSFVNGTVITADAGWTAY from the coding sequence TTGAAATTGGAGAACAAAGCAGTCATCGTAACGGGAGCCGCATCGGGAATGGGCAGAGAAATCGCACTGCTGTTTGCCAAAGAAGGCGCCAAGGTCATGGTCTCGGATTTGAATTTGGAGGGCGCGAACGCCACGGTTGAACGGATTACAGCCGCAGGCGGGACGGCTCAAGCGGTGAAAACAAACGTCGCCGTGGAAGAAGACATTCAGCAGTTGGTGGATGCGACCGTTAAAGCTTTCGGCACGGTTGATATTTTGGTGAACAATGCGGGGATCATGGATAATTTCGAGCCGGCCGGCGACATCACGGATGAGCAGTGGGAGCGGGTGTTTGCCGTCAATACGACAAGCGTAATGCGTGCAACCCGGAAAGTGCTGCCGATCTTCTTGGAAAAGGAAAGCGGCGTGATCGTCAACGTTGCTTCCGCCGGAGGGTTGTACGGAGCACGTGCAGGCGCGGCGTACACCGCTTCCAAACATGCCGTGATTGGATTTACCAAAAACACCGGGTTCATGTACGCTCAAAAAGGCATCCGCTGCAATGCGATCGCTCCGGGCGGCGTGGAAACGAATATCGGGGCTTCGATGACCAATATCAATCCGTTTGGCGCTTCCAGACAACAGCTTGGCATGGCTATTAATCCGCGATTAGGCAGCGCCGAGGAAATCGCCAAAGTGGCGTTGTTCCTCGCTTCCGACGATTCCAGCTTTGTGAACGGCACCGTCATCACCGCGGATGCCGGGTGGACCGCCTATTAA
- a CDS encoding VOC family protein — protein MSEHVSIHPAARIGSVYLKVRDLDRSVAFYREVIGLSVLKQNGNVAELTADGKTPLLYLEANGQYRVMPERSVSGLYHFAILVPDRTALGLALRNLIKYRIPVGQGDHLVSEALYLNDPDQNGIEIYADRPRDTWRRDESGEYIMSTDPVDVDGLLAVSEGAEWRGLPPATQIGHVHFHVGDLREAERFYCQILGFEITAHYGGAALFVSAGGYHHHIGLNTWAGVGAPPSPEDAVGLRYFAAVLPDLAALGAVESRLANAKAAYERDEQGREIRLTDPFGIGIKLVIDQAE, from the coding sequence TTGTCTGAGCACGTATCCATTCATCCCGCTGCCCGGATCGGCAGCGTCTATCTTAAAGTTCGCGATCTGGACCGGTCGGTGGCCTTTTATCGGGAAGTGATCGGCCTGAGCGTACTGAAGCAAAACGGAAACGTAGCCGAACTCACGGCCGACGGGAAAACACCGCTGTTGTACCTGGAAGCTAACGGGCAGTATCGGGTTATGCCGGAACGGTCGGTTTCCGGGCTGTACCATTTCGCGATCCTGGTACCGGATCGGACCGCGCTTGGCTTGGCGCTGCGCAATCTGATCAAATACCGAATTCCCGTTGGACAGGGGGATCACCTGGTGAGCGAAGCGTTATATTTAAACGATCCGGACCAAAACGGCATTGAAATCTACGCCGATCGGCCGCGCGACACCTGGCGGCGTGACGAAAGCGGCGAATATATCATGTCGACTGATCCGGTGGACGTGGATGGTTTGCTTGCCGTTTCGGAAGGAGCCGAGTGGAGGGGACTTCCGCCGGCAACGCAGATCGGCCATGTTCATTTTCATGTCGGCGATTTGCGCGAGGCGGAGCGGTTTTACTGCCAAATTCTCGGCTTTGAAATTACCGCCCATTACGGCGGGGCGGCGCTGTTTGTGTCCGCCGGCGGATACCATCATCATATCGGCCTGAATACCTGGGCCGGCGTCGGAGCTCCCCCGTCGCCGGAGGACGCGGTCGGGCTGCGTTATTTCGCGGCGGTGCTGCCGGACCTTGCGGCCCTAGGGGCCGTGGAAAGCCGGTTGGCGAATGCCAAAGCGGCCTATGAACGGGACGAGCAAGGGCGGGAAATCAGACTTACCGATCCGTTCGGCATCGGCATTAAACTAGTGATTGACCAGGCCGAATGA